In one Halorubrum sp. CBA1229 genomic region, the following are encoded:
- a CDS encoding DUF1102 domain-containing protein translates to MERRKFMIGLGSLAAGGAAATGTGAFSEVTATRNADVQIAYDGDAYLAMKPDSGPNGDYAQWAGDGSGTLTLDFSGSNSDVTGGGAGVNNQAEFRADRVFTITNQGTQDVWVWFEDGVPDEGDPLDVVGYPGSTDGPFDIWFYHFEARSPEQALDGAAGYVNLGPGDSSRIGVAINTDVDGNLSEYTVPVKVIANDTRPDDKPTPEGVDSKSGF, encoded by the coding sequence ATGGAACGACGCAAATTCATGATCGGACTTGGATCGCTCGCTGCTGGCGGGGCAGCTGCAACTGGGACGGGCGCCTTCTCAGAAGTTACGGCAACCCGTAATGCAGATGTCCAGATTGCGTACGACGGAGACGCCTACCTAGCGATGAAGCCGGATTCGGGGCCGAATGGCGATTACGCCCAGTGGGCAGGTGACGGATCTGGAACACTCACACTCGATTTTAGCGGCAGCAACAGTGATGTCACCGGTGGCGGAGCCGGTGTCAATAACCAAGCGGAGTTCCGAGCAGACCGCGTGTTCACGATCACAAACCAGGGAACGCAAGATGTCTGGGTTTGGTTTGAGGATGGTGTCCCCGATGAAGGAGATCCCTTGGACGTGGTCGGGTACCCCGGTTCAACAGATGGGCCGTTCGATATCTGGTTCTACCACTTTGAGGCACGTAGCCCAGAGCAAGCGCTTGACGGCGCTGCAGGCTATGTCAACTTAGGTCCCGGAGATAGCTCAAGGATCGGTGTCGCAATCAACACTGACGTAGATGGCAATCTCAGCGAATATACTGTCCCCGTCAAGGTGATAGCTAACGATACTCGCCCGGACGACAAGCCGACCCCTGAAGGCGTGGACAGCAAGAGCGGATTCTAA